The Capricornis sumatraensis isolate serow.1 chromosome 11, serow.2, whole genome shotgun sequence DNA segment TATGAACTATTCTTTCAGTTAATTACAGGAAAATACAACCacagaattattttcatttcctgcACTGAAGATTCTAGTAACTCTGAAGGTCCAAAATGTGGACTAAACTCCAGTTTAGGAAGTAGTGTACAAACTCTGAAGGGATGTCAGGTTTCTTTCTATAAGTATCAGTACATTTTTATTCCACCTCTTCTGTGATTCAGAATGTCAAATTACAGCATATATTGACTGCAAGTGTCTATGGCAAGGAGGCAATATTTGGTCTGTTATGAAGGATAAAAAGAAGAACATATttctagagaggaaaaaagaatattaaatagaACAGAAATCATATTCAGCAAAGAAAAACCTGGTCCCCAAAATAAAAGGGCCATTAATTCTAGAgagcaatattactctttatggACACTTAGAAGCATTATCCCTCTTATAAGAAATAATGTAATAACACCTCATTCTTAATAGTATAATCATTAAGTATATAAGaacacacatataaaaatatggaTACTGCATGGTGACTATGTAATTTGGGGATATGACCATAGTCCTAAGTCACAGCACGTATAAACCCTTTATGTCTTAAATCCTCATTTACACCTGAACAAGTTTTCATTAAGCATACTAGTAATTTTCAAGTGATCTAGTAAAAAAAAGTCCAGTTGCAGTATTTTATGATTTTGCTGAATTACATTTGGGAGAAAGAAGCTGGCTGCTTCATCTATTTTAATACTAGTGTATCCTGGATCATATCATACAAATACATATAGAGAAATGTCAAAGATCATACATTTCCCACGAGGAGATTTATTTAGTCTGTGTCATTGGTGTATATTTGCAAAACGTTTTAACACTGCAAACATTAGAGGTTTCAAGGTCGGGCACAGGAAGAAGTGTGTGCTCCACTGGACGATGCTGGTGTGCACTTCTACACAAGGCCTCTTGGCGGTGTCAGTCAATGGGAGGTAGGAGCTTATCAATGAACTGCTTGATGTCCATCATTTCCTGTTTGGAATAAAGAGGTCTGATAAGCAGTTACACAAATCAGAAATGAAATCCCTACTAAATTCCGCTAACTAAATCCATGGTGTGCACAGATAAGGTGAAACCACGGTTTTACGACAGTTACATAAAAAGTGGTGACAGAGAAATGAAGCACCAACAGAAATCTGGGAATACTTTCTACAATGATAGTGATGATTGTATTAATACATTCAATGACTGCTCTAGTGTTATGAAGTCCCAGGAAAATGGTATGTACTTTGTTCTGCTGGGGGTCAGGGGGAAGGGGGGTTGAGAAGTGACAATAACCACCTGGAGAAgacatgatacacacacacaactattgTCAATTAAGCATCAGTGCCCAGCTTCTAACACACCCCCACTAAAACGATGATGCTATACCAGTAGCACCAAACACTCTGTGCCTTCATGAGGAATCACACACAACCAGCCACCTGAAGGAGGGAGGGCAGGTGCCCAAGACAGGCCTAGAGAGCCGTGGAAGAGAGCCCATCCCCGAGGACATGGCTCCATGCCTCCTACCTGCGGCTCCACCTTATCACTGCCCCAGAACAGGCTCCCTGCTGTTACCCCTGGTGTCTGACCTCACAGATCCAAACCCCAGCACACAGAGACCCTTCACCGGTATCACCTCCAGCCTATTGTACATCCTCTGTGGTCCCAAAGGTCCCTgcaatgccacctcctccagccccaccGCCTCTCACTTTCTGCCTCAAGCTGTCCATCCACTGTCCTCCCATTTAGTGCATAGGTCCCCTCCACACAAACACAAGTGCCCAGGTGCACCCCCGAGTCCTCAGTGTGCTGACCTAGAGGCACTGAATTTGGGGTCCTggcttgggtgtgtgtgtgctaagctcaGGGCACCTGTGACAGGATGCCTGCTATGAAGACCACTGGTTTCGACCTGCAGCCCCTCCCTCCTGGGATCTGGCTGCCAGCCTTGCCAAATCTGATACGTCATCAGGGGTTCAACTGCCTTCTCAGTCACACCTAGAGTCCTAGGTCCCCCGTCCTTCTGGATAAATCTTACTACTTGCCTTCTCTGCCCTTAGAAGTAGATGATTTAGCCAGGCTGACAGGTGCAAAACATGTTAACTTGGACTGCCTTGGTGCTGAGCAGTCAGTTTTTAGTCTCAGCCTTTTAGAGCCTCTGAACCTATCCTGACGTCCTTCATTCTTAACAAGCGATCATCTTTCTCAGCTTTtcagagaacttttaaaaaacttctaaCATAACATACATCACAGTCTGCTCGCTATATAGTCACTTGGATATATACTCTTCTCCCCTATTAAAAATTCTCATttgagggatgttgtggggagggaggtgggagggggggttcatgtttgggatcacatgtacacccgtggtggattcatgtcaatgtatggcaaaaccaatacagtattgtaaagtaaaataaagtaaaaattaaaaaaaaaaaaaaattctcatttgaGTTAATCTACTTTAGATTTTAATAAAGGAATGTTTTTTGTCCTTGAATTACGTACAATGTTTGCAAGTGGGAAGTtgatgaatggatgttgaattaaatgaaataaactttGATCTAAGTCCTACTAACCTATGGTTCAATGTGAATTCATTCATTAACTTCTTTTAAACCCCTAAGCCATCAAATGTTATTTATCCTAAAAATATCACATGCAAAAAGTTGCAGAGGTATGCCTGTCATCACTGCTTCCTGTCGTTTACCTGTTGACATGAACTGTGCATCATGCCTGCGTAGGTTCTGAAGGTCACATTGGCTGGATTCACCAATGTCTTCAGCTTCTCAGCAGTGAGAGAACCAAACATCAGGGGGACTAGAGGATCCAGGTCCCCGTGGCACTGAAGAATAGAAATGTCTCTGTTCACGCCACCAATAGGACCCTGCAGACAACATGACAGAGCTGTGTTATTCACTCAAAGGGGTGGTGCGCTGTGTCAGGTGCATACAACCAGAGACAGGCACGTATCATACGGCATGTTCTTACATCACAGGTGACATCTGGCCACAGAAATGAAACTCCCTCCATCCCTGTGCCCCCCACCTCTTCATTTAAAGGACATAGGATCACCCTGCTTATATTAAAcgttctaatgaatcagttcctcAAAGCACATTGTATCCTAGTCATATGTCCAGAGTCTGGACTCAGTATGTTTTAGCTGAATCATGTTCTTCTCAGCTCTTACTTGATTTAAATAAGAAGGTTAATAAACAACACTATGTGCAAGACACCAAAGAGTTACTATATAGtgacaaggaaaaaagaaaacgcTAGATTTAAAGATGAATTTGAAAATGTCCTTATCCTTTGTGTGTATTATGTACTGCTTTACATATTGAGTATTTAAAAACTACATTCTCTGGCAAAATTCTGCTGTTAAGCAGTGAGCATACTGAGCATTCCAAAAAcattatttctatgtattaaaaATAGCCCTAATTTTTGATATAAATCTTACAGTGTACCAAAGACATCAAATATAGAATTCATGACAGCAgggacttctttctttcttgttttaaggACTCActcatttcttacattttctgcAATCCACAGTAAAAGCAGTGTAGTGTGCAGATAAAGTCTAAATAAATAGATCACAAAGTAAACAGATACTTTCTGTACTTCCAGTTGAAtttgttgtaaacctaaaaccgccctaaaaatttaagtatattaCTACTACTAATATGGGGCTATTCTCAACAATATCTGCCATCTCAGAGCTCAGCGATGCCCCACTGCACGCATGCGTCAGGCACCTGTGGAAACGAAGCCCGCAGTGGCAGCCAGCAGCTGAGAGCGGTGACCCCGGCCAGCTTCTGCTGTGTGGTCAGAGCCGTGTACAGAGATAAAGCTCCTCCCTGGAGAGACAACAGGCAGAGTCAGTGGGGCGGATCTGCTGCCAAGAGCGGTGGGAGTGATTCTTGTCATCAATACCATCTGTTAGGAAAAAAGTCACACTGGATGGCTGACATCTAATGAAACAGGCAAACTGGTAGAAACACACGCACCCCCGAGCAGCACATCCTCCAGGACTTGACTCTCCACCTTGAAGACAGTCATGAGGCCCCAGTGACGCCCCAACCAGCCAAGATGCAGTCTGAACGGCAGAGTTCATGGCTGCCCTGACAATGCTTGAGGGGTAGTCCAAATTTATAGTCACTATCCTCTCTGCAAAGTCTTGGGTAGAAAATCAAATCTGGTCTTAAACTGGTATTACTTTCCAAAACAAGAATTCAGGATGATAAGGACTGTCTGGGGGGACACCTCGGGAGCACCAGCTGGGAGCTcacaacaccccccacccccccgcccccacagccCGAAGCCTGTATTCACTCTGGCCCACAGCCTCCAGGGCCACACAAGGATGTGAGAGCCTTTCTCATCTGAGAAATTCAGTGACTGTCACGGTCTATGTGGCTGTAACATGTAACATGGAAGCTCAAGAATGGGAAAAGCGAGAGGAAGCAGAGGCCAACCACAGATGGCGAAGCAAGTGAGGCCGACGGGCAGAGAGGCAGATGCCGGGGGAGAGCTACCTGAGTCTGAGCTGCCTCTGAAAGCCTGGCTTCATTCTCATCGCTGGCTTCTGGGATGTGACCCCAGACTCGTAACTTACTCTTTCTTGCCTAAGATGTTAGGATTTAGTTTCTGTCTGCTCTAATCTACGAATCTCCTTGACAGACTCCTGTCTGAACCAAGTGTTCATTCCTATAACCACATTTATGTCACAGTGTGTGCACTACAACGTACATTACCCGTGACTTCCAACAAATACCACATCAACAGCACGTCTTTTTACTGTATCATATCAACAACCTATGTTTCCACTGAATTCTAACTTCTAAATGATCCATAATTCTGACACTGCCCTAATTCAGGTCGTCTGGACACTAAACTGTTGCCTTGGAGGATTTACAGATTGGCAGTGAGGGCAgtttgagggggtggggggggtgacaTGGCAAACAGGTGATGAGCTGAAATTAAGATGTAAATGTCAGTATGTCGTAACTGTAGAAAAAGTACCGCAGGTGGGAGAAAAAGtacaggaagagaagaaagatgcCAAAAGTAAACATCATACACTTTCATCTAAAACCTGTTCTGCATGACAAGAAAAAAGAGGACAGAATGATATCACCAAGACTGACTTGGCTCCCCTCACCAGAACCATCTACTCCAGAATGGGAACCACAGAGGGATTCTCGAACACAGGGTGTGGCTGGAGCAGCCCCGACCTTGGGACCAGCACAGACACAGGGGTGGTCAAGTGGCTGGCTCAGCCCCCAACTGGGGTCCCCTTTGTAGGAGCCCCTACTCTGATCCCACCCGACTGGGATTCCAGGGGGTCCGTGGGGCTCGACTACTTGGAATTtgtgagaaaaagaaggaagggatttttgtcttctttgaccTTATTTCCCATCAGTCATCTCCTGGGACAGGGCCTCATACCTGTGTTTCAGCAGTTTTATCTAGAGCTGTTATCATGTAGCTGTTAACAGATACAGCTACATGTGCGCTGTGGTTACTCAAGAAAAACACATTCCAGGCTCCAACTGATTTCCTTAAATAAACTGACTTTCAAGTCGTAATCTTTAGAGTAAAGCCTATCACTGACagagaaaactaaaaaagaaCTTCCCAGTCCAATCAAACTTAATTCCGCATCAAAGGTAAGGAGTACATCATATTCTGTAACATCTTCTAAAAACAGGACTCCCATAAAAAAAGGATCGAGACTTCTAGACAAATACACCAATGACACACCACACAAACTTTTATCTTACCTGAGAAAATCCTCCCAAAATAATTCTGTTAGAAGGAATGCCGTTCTTCACCTCTTGATCTATCAAAGCTTTTactaaaaacaacataaaaaataaaatcaccaaaAATTAAATCACCAATACTTTCAAAGATAAGTCCACTGATGTGCTTTTccattattaattttttcctgtttaaattGTATCAGTGTATTAAAGGTCAAAACAAGTGAACAACTTGAAGCACTctcttaaaatacaaaattagaaTGTATTTTCAAGAACTCAATTTTGTAGGCACTGCTTAAACTGTTCAATTATCTGTTACGTGATTTGTAAAACAGTTTTTTCTCTCATCAGTGTAGAGGGATATGAATATTCCTTTATCCACGGTCCATTCTGCTCATATACATTCTATAGTTCTTTCTCTCCAATGAaccccaggctgctgctgctgctgctgctaaatcgcttcagtcgtgtccgactctatgtgaccccatagacggcaccccaccaggctcctcggtccctgggattctccaggcaagaacactggagtgggtcgccctttccttctccaatgcaggaaagtgaaaagggaaagtgaagttgctcagttgtggcccactcttagtgaccccatggactgcagcccaccaggctcctccgtccatgggcatTTGTACCTAaaagctgttattttaaaatcatagatAGTTAAGTACTTTACGCGGGTCGTGATTTACAGTGCTTGAATAATTTGCCTTATTATTTAAAACCCCCAAACACAGTATTAATTTTCCCTATAGCCAGTAAAtaatgggggggagggggtgcgggGAAACAGATGAATTCTTTTGTTTCCgcaaaatatttcaacacataCCACCAACTATATTACTCAGTAACTCCCtataattccatttttctttataatactaTGAGAATAACTGCACCTTTTACAAATTTACCTCCTTTCACTTTTGATATATATGTAAGAGTTTCACCTTTTTAAGatgaaaatttccaaatttaaCTGGCCACAAGTATGAAATATTCTGTGACTTTCTGTTTGCCTACATCAATGAAAGCAAAATGATGCATCTGACAGTATTCAAGTTTGATAAAACGCCATTCCTCCCCATCCACCTCATCTTCATGGACCATAATTAATAGCCCAACAAGGTAAGAGTGATCAGAAAAGAGTGGCATAGTGCCACCACCTGAGTTTAGACAGCTGCATAGTTTTCATCAACAGCAATACAACAACCGAATCTACTATAAAACTTTCCTTACTTACCATTTTCTGCTGCCTGTTTAATTCCAGTTTCATCCTCCAGTGAATCTGGCGAAAGCCCAATAATGTCAAACctggaaaacaaagcaaagtcCTAAAAGAATTGTTTGATTCTAAGAATATCTACCTTTGATAACTACCTTTGATGGTAACTTCAGAGAAAAAACGCTAACCAGAAATATTCTCTAGAACGTTAAATTCAAACTAAactgtttctgggcttcccagatagctcagatggtaaagaatccacttgccaatgcaggagacacaggagacatgggtttgatccctgatcaggaagatcccctgaagaagggcatggaaccccactccagcattcttgcctggagaattccagggacaggggagcctggtgggctgcagtccatggagtcacaaagagtcagatacaacttaatgactaaataacaactgTCTCTGCAGGCCAAAGAGTCAACTTAAATGTGTGAATCTGATATCCTGTGAGTTCCTTTTGCACTAAGTAGATGCAGATACTATTAGAAAGTCACTGTCACATAATTTAAAGTTAGAAACACCTGCAGAATGACCCAGGCTAACCTAACACCTGGGGAGGAATCTTCAGCCCTTGGGACACCCGAATAGATGCCATCTCCTCACTTCCCTCCTAGTCACACTGGCTGGAGAGCCCTGCACCAGTGCGGCACCTCGTGCGCAAGGCCTGCACCTGCTGCACAAGGCCCTCGGGCCGCCTTGACCACAGTCTGGAGAGCCTATCATCACTTGACCCTGAATCTGGGTCTGCCCCGCTATCCACTACATGCTCAGACTACGGTCAGGAGCAATGTGAGGTGGAAGTCTTGGTGCCAGACAGGGATTCTGTCAGAGACGGAAGACAGAAGAATCAGAGGCCACCGTGGGCAGGAACCTGTGAGAGTCGCCAAGGAATCTCCCATAGACACAGATGAACGTTCAGCTGGGTTAGAGGGGGTGGGGACAAGCAGAGGATAAGGTGGCAACACACCAGAGTCCCCACGATGCCTTGACAGGAGTGTGGAGACAGGGGAGCAAGTATGCCTGCTGGTTAGGCCTGGGCTAAGTCCCTTCAGAGATGGGGCAGCTCCAGATGGCAGAGCCCAGGGGAGATGTGGGTgcctgaggctgagagaggaaaAGGTCAGCGGGAAAAGAAGAGTCCTGGAGGCAACAGCCACTCAAGGCTGTGAACGGGCCATGGACATTGGATCCCCCGGTCACCAGAAAGGTAAGACGTCGGCAGGAGCTAGCTGGAGTAAGAAGGAAAACAGGACCCGGGGGTCGGAGTCGTCATTTCTGAGCAGAACTGAGGGCAGGGCTCTCAGAGCTGCAGGAAGAACACGTGGCCTGGACGCGGCTCAGAGAACAAAGGAGCGACTGTGAAGCACACAGGGAACGCCTGGCACCCTGAAGACCCCCAGAGGGCTCATCAGGAAGTGGTCTCCCTACACACCCACCAGCTTGCCAAGAAGCCGAGGCGGGAGGTGGACGCCCCGTCTGGTCACGGCAGTGAGCAAAGGTGTGTCAAGTGCTGAGACTCCGTGGCATTTCTATCCACccactccctcctcttcctctatcTGCTGTCGCAGCTCCTTAAGTTTACCCCTGAATCTAAATCATGAGAACCAAGACAGTGAAATAAAGGTTACATTTCACTTTAGAACTTTGCAACTTAAAGACAGTTCATTAAAAACTGATGTATGCAAAAGCaattctgataaaaaaaaaaagaaaagaaaagtttacacacacaaaaaaaaccctaAGTAAAAAGTTCTTAGTAAATTAGTGAAGTCTTACTTACCATGATGGCATGGCCATGTTCATATTTAATGTTACAGGCATAACCGGCCTAcatggggaagaaaaaagaaaaacaagaataataCACCATAGCACAGAACCTAGTCAACATCATCTTTTGCAGATAATTACTTGACGCTCACACAACATCGAGTGTGCAATTTTAAACAGATGATCTGCTTACCACACCTGTACAACTCTGTGCTCCACACTCTCCAAATGGTTCTTGAGACAAGAGCAGCCACTGGGATGGACTAAAGTTGGCAAACAAATATCTTTCTTTATCTACACCTTTACTCGATACTTTCAGACCAGACGTGAGAAAGAAAACAGTGGCCAACATGGCTGGAAATGTCAGACTGGCTAAGGGTGGGGGGGAAGGGATACAAGCAATCTACTGCACAGAAAAGGTGACATCGATTCCCGTAGGCTCAAATGACATGAGTGCTGATTTTCTAGTTCTTACCTGCTTACAAGACctctaaataaataaggaaaacgTAAGCTTTGCCTGAGTGTCCACTATACCCAACTCAGTTCTGTGCTGACAATGTTGGACCACCCGCCTGCAGCCAGGTACCAAAGGAAAGAACAGACACACTCTAACTGCATCTCACCACCATCCTTCTTACTTGAGAAACAAGTCCACCTTAGATGTCACAAAATCTTAGCAAAATTTCCTTGAGGACATAAACTTGCTTCCCTAGGTTCAAAGATAGGTTTACACCAAATTCAATCTGGGGGCCAATAACAATAGAGCAGAAATTCCAACAGCATCAAGAATCCTGTCTCTGGCCTGAGTCATTAAGAAGCACACGGCAACTCTGGCCACATAATGCAGCTGTCGCTGACAATGGTTAAGATGAAGCCTGTACTACAGGGTAAGAAGAGGAGGGAACCTCTTCTTACCTAGTCTTGGATATTCTTCCTCTTTCGTATTTATCCACTCTGCTGCTATGACCACTTCCGAGGCTGAACTACTGACCCGTCAGCACTCGTCTCATCCCACTGGCTTCTCCACGGCTACCCCTCCTCAGCAGCCTCTGATCTAAGACCTGCTCATCTCAGGGACTTTCTGAATTTGCTCAAAACTTACTAGTATCTTTTGGAcacctaaaaatattttcaggattcAAAGCCAAATCTTACAGACTCCAAAGTATGTGTTCTCTCTGTGCTGCATCATACTGTCTCTAGTTGATGGAATTTCAAAGGGTTTTCAAGGTAGTCACAAACCTGACAGGTAAATCCCCTTCAGAGACAGCTCATGGATATCCTCGGAACTTAACAAGTATCTGTGTATCTACAGGAATTTTCCTGGCTGTGAGTTCAATCAATCTCCAAgagaacattattttaaatttctcaatttaaaaaaaaaaaagggaagaaaaaatcaAGGTAACCAGGTCacatttatgttttaaagaaCTTAAGCTGAACGTA contains these protein-coding regions:
- the LOC138088788 gene encoding acyl-protein thioesterase 1 isoform X5; its protein translation is MCGNNMSAPLPAIVPAARKATAAVIFLHGLGDTGHGWAEAFAGIRSAHIKYICPHAFDIIGLSPDSLEDETGIKQAAENVKALIDQEVKNGIPSNRIILGGFSQGGALSLYTALTTQQKLAGVTALSCWLPLRASFPQGPIGGVNRDISILQCHGDLDPLVPLMFGSLTAEKLKTLVNPANVTFRTYAGMMHSSCQQEMMDIKQFIDKLLPPID
- the LOC138088788 gene encoding acyl-protein thioesterase 1 isoform X6, producing MCGNNMSAPLPAIVPAARKATAAVIFLHGLGDTGHGWAEAFAGIRSAHIKYICPHAPVMPVTLNMNMAMPSWFDIIGLSPDSLEDETGIKQAAENVKALIDQEVKNGIPSNRIILGGFSQGPIGGVNRDISILQCHGDLDPLVPLMFGSLTAEKLKTLVNPANVTFRTYAGMMHSSCQQEMMDIKQFIDKLLPPID
- the LOC138088788 gene encoding acyl-protein thioesterase 1 isoform X4 — its product is MCGNNMSAPLPAIVPAARKATAAVIFLHGLGDTGHGWAEAFAGIRSAHIKYICPHAPVMPVTLNMNMAMPSWFDIIGLSPDSLEDETGIKQAAENVKALIDQEVKNGIPSNRIILGGFSQGGALSLYTALTTQQKLAGVTALSCWLPLRASFPQCHGDLDPLVPLMFGSLTAEKLKTLVNPANVTFRTYAGMMHSSCQQEMMDIKQFIDKLLPPID
- the LOC138088788 gene encoding acyl-protein thioesterase 1 isoform X3, which produces MCGNNMSAPLPAIVPAARKATAAVIFLHGLGDTGHGWAEAFAGIRSAHIKYICPHAPVMPVTLNMNMAMPSWFDIIGLSPDSLEDETGIKQAAENVKALIDQEVKNGIPSNRIILGGFSQGGALSLYTALTTQQKLAGVTALSCWLPLRASFPQGPIGGVNRDISILQCHGDLDPLVPLMFGSLTAEKLKTLVNPANVTFRTYAGMMHSSCQQEMMDIKQFIDKLLPPID